A window from Primulina huaijiensis isolate GDHJ02 chromosome 11, ASM1229523v2, whole genome shotgun sequence encodes these proteins:
- the LOC140987629 gene encoding uncharacterized protein isoform X4: MFSDAKFSNSIDESNRKDEDGAKRVFFGGERFIEGISGEAHITIQRTELNSPLGLEVQLHITEAVCPSLSEPGLRALLRFFTGLYVCLNRGDVDPSAQQRSAEAAGRSVVSMVVDHIFLCIKDAEFQLELLMQSLFFSRASVSDGENAKYLTRVMIGGLFLRDTFARPSCTLVQPSMETTSVDASHIPDFGKNFCPPIYPLGDQPWQLNCRVPLISLHCLQLLPSPNPPIFASRTVIDCQPLIIHLQEESCLRILSFLADGIVVNRGAVLPDCSIKSLAFNLKCLDITVPLEIRNPEYSSRICDTSFGSSFTGARLHIQDLMLSESPSLKLRLLNLERDPACFCLWKGQPVDASQRKLAASASLICLALETDNSSIGSDNSLLESPDLWRCLEMKDVCLEVAMVSADGSPLINVPPPGGVVRLGVACQQYSSNSSVEELFFVLDLYTYLGRVCERIALVGKKQKSNGIRSDSLGGTVLEKVPGDSAVSLAVEELQLRFLESSSDIPVKPLVCFMGENLSIKVGHRTLGGARAITSTLLWDRVKVECAGTVDNLRHENGSNLTSDFIHLDENEYHKLRAVFWVQKSTSPFLDINMVHVIPYSAQDIECHSLNISACVAGVRLGGGMNYTESLLHRFGILGPDGGPGEDLTTGLEKLSTGPLSKLFKTSPLIMDGLGESINSISEDGNNSSLLQLGVPDDLDLSIQLKDWLFALEDSQEMSNWRSFSDSENSFREERSWHATFQSLHAKGKSCPKHVVVGNGKPSVMHKHPIESITVGMEGLQILKPVALEGIVLNGIPEKGVLPNCLTETEKPNYGNHGVNVEVELMASEDGDGAESMANWMVESLKFSVKEPIEAVVTKDELQHLVILCKSEVDSMGRIAAGVLRILKLEGSIGSAAISQLSNLGSKNFDRIFTPEKLSRGCSPSNFGLSSSCNFIQGSGGSGLDSTMASLEDSQSKCAALAAELISRSDSSAEYIDNIKELNQNLERMQKLLEQLRTQL, encoded by the exons CGTTCTGCGGAAGCAGCTGGACGTTCTGTGGTCTCGATGGTTGTGGATCACATATTTCTATGCATAAAAGACGCTG AGTTCCAGCTAGAACTTTTGATGCAGTCACTGTTTTTTTCTCGG GCAAGTGTTTCTGACGGAGAAAATGCCAAGTACTTGACTCGAGTTATGATTGGTGGTTTGTTTTTGAG GGACACTTTTGCTCGGCCTTCATGCACCTTAGTACAACCGTCCATGGAAACTACTTCAGTTGATGCGTCACATATTCCAGACTTTG GTAAGAACTTCTGTCCACCGATATATCCTTTGGGAGACCAACCGTGGCAATTGAATTGTAGAGTGCCTCTGATAAGCCTCCACTGTCTACAGCTCTTGCCCTCCCCAAATCCTCCGATATTTGCTTCAAGAACCGTTATTGACTGTCAGCCACTTATT ATCCATCTTCAGGAAGAATCCTGTCTTAGGATATTGTCATTTTTGGCTGATGGAATTGTTGTTAATCGTGGAGCTGTGCTGCCAGATTGTTCAATTAAATCCCTTGCATTTAATCTTAAATGTTTAGACATTACGGTCCCACTGGAAATAAGAAACCCAGAGTACTCCTCTAGAATTTGTGACACATCTTTTGGGAGTTCATTTACTGGTGCAAGGCTTCATATTCAAGATCTGATGCTTTCCGAGTCACCTTCCCTTAAACTGAGGTTACTGAACCTTGAGAGAGATCCGGCATGCTTTTGTCTTTGGAAAGGTCAACCAGTTGATGCCAGCCAGAGGAAATTGGCTGCTTCAGCTTCTTTGATTTGTTTGGCTTTGGAGACTGACAACAGCTCAATTGGAAGTGACAACTCTCTTCTGGAGTCTCCGGATTTATGGAGATGCCTTGAGATGAAAGATGTTTGTCTTGAGGTAGCTATGGTGTCTGCAGATGGAAGCCCTTTAATAAATGTCCCACCTCCAGGAGGGGTTGTTAGATTAGGGGTTGCGTGTCAACAATATTCGTCAAACTCTTCAGTAGAGGAACTATTTTTCGTTCTAGATCTCTACACATATCTTGGTAGGGTTTGCGAAAGGATAGCTCTGGTAGGGAAAAAACAAAAGTCAAATGGAATAAGAAGTGACTCTTTGGGTGGAACTGTGTTGGAGAAGGTTCCTGGTGATAGTGCTGTATCTCTAGCTGTTGAGGAACTTCAGTTAAGATTTTTGGAATCTTCTTCTGATATTCCCGTTAAACCTTTAGTTTGTTTTATGGGAGAAAATCTATCCATCAAAGTCGGTCATAGAACATTGGGTGGTGCTAGAGCAATAACATCTACCCTACTGTGGGATAGAGTCAAGGTGGAATGTGCAGGCACTGTGGATAACTTGAGACATGAGAATGGCTCCAATTTAACCTCAGATTTTATTCATCTCGATGAAAATGAATACCATAAGTTACGAGCTGTCTTTTGGGTTCAAAAGAGTACCTCACCTTTTCTGGATATAAACATGGTCCATGTGATTCCATATAGTGCTCAAGATATCGAGTGCCATTCTTTGAATATCTCTGCTTGTGTTGCTGGTGTCCGTCTTGGTGGAGGAATGAATTATACTGAATCTTTGCTTCATAGGTTCGGAATTCTTGGGCCAGATGGTGGACCAGGTGAGGATCTTACTACAGGGCTAGAGAAATTATCCACTGGACCACTGTCAAAGCTTTTCAAAACATCACCTCTTATAATGGATGGGCTTGGAGAGAGTATAA ATTCTATTTCAGAAGATGGAAATAACAGTAGCCTTCTTCAGTTGGGTGTACCTGATGATTTGGACTTATCGATACAGTTGAAAGATTGGTTGTTTGCGCTTGAAGATTCACAGGAGATGAGCAATTGGAGGTCTTTCAGTGATTCTGAAAATTCTTTCAGAGAAGAAAGGAGCTGGCATGCAACATTTCAGAGTTTGCATGCCAAAGGAAAAAGCTGTCCAAAGCACGTAGTAGTTGGAAATGGAAAACCAAGTGTAATGCATAAACATCCAATCGAGTCAATCACT GTTGGCATGGAAGGCTTGCAGATCTTAAAGCCCGTGGCTTTGGAAGGGATCGTGTTGAATGGGATTCCTGAAAAAGGTGTCTTGCCGAATTGTTTAACTGAAACAGAGAAGCCAAATTATGGCAACCATGGCGTCAATGTGGAAGTTGAATTGATGGCTTCTGAAGATGGCGATGGTGCTGAGTCAATGGCCAATTGGATGGTGGAAAGCTTGAAATTCTCAGTGAAAGAACCG ATTGAGGCCGTAGTGACAAAGGATGAGCTGCAACACTTGGTTATCCTGTGCAAGTCTGAGGTTGATTCTATGGGTAGAATAGCTGCTGGAGTCTTGCGTATTCTCAAATTAGAAGGATCCATAGGCTCGGCAGCTATCAGCCAACTAAGTAACTTGG GAAGCAAGAATTTTGATCGGATTTTTACTCCTGAGAAGTTGAGCAGAGGCTGTAGCCCCAGCAATTTTGGGCTCAGTTCGTCCTGTAATTTCATCCAAGGAAGTGGTGGTTCTGGCTTGGATTCGACAATGGCTTCTCTTGAGGATTCACAATCAAAATGTGCTGCTCTTGCTGCCGAATTAATAAGTAGGTCGGATTCCTCCGCTGAATACATTGATAATATTAAGGAACTAAATCAGAATCTTGAAAGAATGCAGAAATTACTCGAGCAATTAAGAACTCAGCTTTAG